Proteins from a single region of Acipenser ruthenus chromosome 31, fAciRut3.2 maternal haplotype, whole genome shotgun sequence:
- the LOC131702917 gene encoding E3 SUMO-protein ligase KIAA1586-like, with translation MVKKACERIIHIDGKIAVLIDESTALNGSPALIVHLKCETDKTRDPHFMFLELVELFDQSAESIVLALTKCLQKHGFDHAYLQKNLVAFASDGASVMLGKKSGVAKRISDMYPNIVVWHCLNHRLELAVADSVSETTGMNHFHSFMDKLYSVYSRSALNQQELRNCAKELDAVLRKIGRVLDVRWVSSSFRTVSAVWESFEVLSTHFKAAVSSKRTSAERATYSGLLKRLCSPEFLIDLGVMYDALYELSLLSEILQKRTTTLVYADKMARRTVRIFASMNENVGTNTLEAQIAAMEGTFKSTVLTSNPKHVKINHKQFLTKLANHMKERLFTTTASNEKASSEVNCQKYESLLSELLVLDPHHWPAELPQGYGENEVERLCRRFQLNERIIKNAFRDFKENNGRIPDDLAPLINCTRVIPCSTAECERGFSQMNLIITDQRSKILIKHASALMFIKLHGPPLRQWNPSPYVTTWLRHNHRSADDSRTRVAAPISSDSPDALWQFL, from the exons ATGGTCAAAAAGGCCTGTGAGAGAATAATACACATCGATGGAAAAATTGCTGTGTTAATTGATGAATCAACAGCTCTGAATGGTTCCCCAGcacttattgtgcatctcaaatgCGAGACAGACAAGACACGTGACCCTCACTTCATGTTTTTGGAGTTAGTTGAACTTTTTGATCAGTCAGCTGAGTCCATAGTGTTAGCGCTTACTAAGTGTCTTCAAAAACACGGGTTTGACCATGCATACTTACAGAAGAATCTTGTTGCATTTGCAAGTGACGGTGCAAGTGTAATGCTTGGGAAAAAATCTGGTGTGGCAAAACGAATTTCAGACATGTACCCCAACATTGTTGTCTGGCACTGTCTAAATCACAGACTCGAACTTGCAGTTGCCGATAGTGTTTCTGAGACTACTGGCATGAACCATTTTCATTCTTTCATGGACAAGCTATACTCAGTCTACAGTAGATCAGCACTAAATCAGCAAGAACTCCGAAATTGTGCGAAGGAACTGGATGCTGTCTTGAGGAAAATTGGTCGTGTACTGGATGTGAGATGGGTTTCCAGTTCGTTCAGGACTGTCTCCGCTGTGTGGGAAAGTTTTGAAGTTCTGTCGACTCATTTTAAAGCTGCCGTAAGCTCTAAGCGGACTTCTGCTGAAAGAGCGACATACAGCGGTCTACTGAAAAGGCTGTGCTCGCCAGAATTTCTCATTGACCTCGGAGTTATGTACGATGCCTTATACGAACTTTcactgctgtcagagattctccagAAACGGACTACTACATTGGTTTATGCAGATAAAATGGCACGTAGAACAGTAAGGATTTTTGCATCCATGAATGAGAATGTAGGTACAAATACTCTTGAAGCGCAGATAGCTGCCATGGAAGGaacatttaaatctacagtgctgacgtcgaatcccaaacatgtaaaaataaatcataaacaattccttaccaaactcgccaatcatatgaaagaacgactttttacaaccactgcatcaaatgagaag GCTTCTTCCGAGGTGAATTGCCAAAAATATGAAAGTCTTCTTTCTGAGCTCTTGGTCCTGGATCCACACCACTGGCCTGCAGAACTACCCCAGGGTTATGGCGAAAATGAAGTTGAAAGATTGTGTCGGCGCTTTCAGCTAAATGAACGTattatcaaaaatgcatttcGAGATTTTAAGGAGAACAACGGAAGAATTCCAGATGATTTAGCTCCACTTATTAACTGCACACGTGTGATCCCGTGCAGTACTGCTGAATGTGAAAGGGGATTCAGCCAAATGAACTTAATTATAACTGATCAGCGTTCCAAAATTTTAATCAAACATGCTTCAGCCTTAATGTTTATCAAGCTTCATGGACCCCCTTTGAGACAGTGGAATCCAAGCCCTTATGTGACCACTTGGTTGCGACACAATCATCGATCCGCAGATGACAGCCGTACACGGGTGGCAGCTCCAATTTCCAGCGACTCCCCTGACGCTCTGTGGCAGTTCCTATAG